A stretch of Ipomoea triloba cultivar NCNSP0323 chromosome 11, ASM357664v1 DNA encodes these proteins:
- the LOC115995859 gene encoding F-box/kelch-repeat protein At1g80440-like — MEIIPGLPNDVAFECLIRISFDQFPKAASVSKAWNAVIKQPEFHRRRKVSGLTGPVIVMAQPMDGLIKSNLLPVYRLTLFEPVKRRWRNFPPVPEMVEGMPLFCQVVGIGPELLVIGGINPVTCRVQNSVFIYNFLSATWRRDADMPGNKDRRFFGCAASEEDGTVVVAGGNNWYNSLKSTLAYDVARDTWTKLPDMSIGRNNCGCVFHRGKFHVLGGFNMDTQDDSKLPVETLDLVTRQWQVINDYAIISPQATYVEIGGVIYTIKGKRDVVALEDATWVFVSRVPNDTQRVVYVTGWQGKIMQAWCKTARKHSEQVEQRCPKYNVKKQL; from the exons ATGGAGATAATTCCCGGTCTTCCCAACGACGTAGCTTTTGAATGTCTTATTCGGATTTCGTTTGATCAGTTTCCCAAGGCTGCATCTGTGAGTAAAGCATGGAACGCTGTGATTAAGCAGCCGGAGTTTCACCGGCGCCGGAAAGTTTCGGGTCTAACCGGACCCGTCATTGTCATGGCTCAGCCAATGGATGGTTTAATCAAATCGAATCTGCTACCGGTTTACCGGCTCACGCTATTCGAGCCGGTGAAAAGGCGTTGGCGCAATTTTCCGCCGGTACCGGAGATGGTGGAAGGGATGCCATTGTTCTGTCAGGTTGTCGGGATTGGGCCGGAGCTGCTGGTGATCGGCGGGATCAACCCGGTGACATGTCGGGTTCAGAATTCAGTTTTCATCTACAACTTCCTATCGGCCACGTGGAGGCGCGACGCCGATATGCCCGGCAACAAGGATCGCCGGTTCTTCGGGTGCGCGGCCTCGGAGGAGGATGGGACAGTGGTGGTCGCCGGCGGAAACAACTGGTACAATTCACTAAAATCAACGTTGGCGTATGACGTGGCAAGGGACACGTGGACGAAGTTGCCCGATATGTCAATCGGGCGAAACAATTGCGGGTGTGTGTTCCACCGTGGCAAGTTCCACGTCCTCGGTGGCTTTAACATGGACACACAAGACGATTCTAAACTACCTGTTGAAACACTCGACCTCGTCACCCGCCAATGGCAGGTAATAAACGACTACGCGATAATATCACCGCAAGCTACCTACGTAGAGATTGGTGGGGTAATATATACAATCAAAGGAAAACGCGACGTGGTTGCATTAGAGGACGCCACATGGGTGTTCGTCTCACGGGTCCCAAATGATACACAGCGCGTGGTATATGTGACAGGGTGGCAGGGGAAgattatg CAAGCCTGGTGTAAAACAGCAAGAAAGCATAGTGAGCAAGTGGAACAAAGATGCCCAAAATATAATGTGAAAAAGCAACTCTAG